The window TGGAACTGATTTCGTGTGAAAACAAGTTCAACATCGCCAGCTAACAAATATTCATACACTTCTGCAAGGCAAGTTTCCAGTTCAGTTGCTTGGAGATGCAATGATGAAGCATTTTCATCTGCCTCTTTGAAGCATAACTCTCTATGCACCAAAATACTACTAACTCTTGATTTCTCTAATTCTAGATTGGATACTAGTTGCTTTAAATTGACTAGTTCAGCTTTCTGTTGATCAAAACCAAGCAGCTGGTCATGTTTCTTGTTCAACTGGGCAGTAAAATCTGCTACTGTGCCTTCTAATTCAGCTCTGATTCCTTTCTCAAAGTTCAATTCAGCATTCACACATCTCAAACTTTCTTTTAAATTATCAAACTCCATTGCCAGCTTGACAGATTCCTCATTGTCAGCTGCTAAGGAGGTCATTAAAGCATGGTTTTCTTGTCTAATATCAAAAACAGCCAACTTTGTCCTTTCAAGCTCCTCATTGACACTTTCCAAGGCCAGAATCTTTTGAGCAATATTCCTGTTCTCAGTAACAATATGTTGCAGCTCAGCTTCCAACAATTCACCTTTTGAGAAGAGCTCATGGTTCTGCTCGACATAATTTTCTTCAGATTTTGAGCTGAACTTGAGTCTGTTGACAAACCCTTCAAGTTCTAGCTGAAGCTTTTCAACGTGAGCATGGGATAGAGCTAGTCTAGTCACCATGTCTTTCATTTCAGATGCAAACATCTGCTTCATGCTCAAAAGTTCTGACTCTGTGCCACTTAATGACCTTCGAGCAATATCCCTTTCTTCCTCCATAACCTTTTTCTCTTGGATGAGTTGAATAATCTTTTCACAAGCTTCCTTCTGAAGCTCTCCCAAATGCAAGATGCTATTGATTAAGTCATTGTTTTGCAAGTCCTGCTGCAGCGATTCACCTTGAAATGCGGGTGCATTGAGTTGCTCCCTATAGGATAGCATGGCTGACATCAGATCCCCCAACTTATCTCGCAGAAAAATGGCATTTCTATCCAGATTGTCCCTAACAGAAACCTGATTATCAAATTCAGCCTTGACAACAGTCAATTCCTCATGCAAAGCATTTATATCTTTCAGAAGATTAGCTTTCTCCAGAGTTTCCTGTTTCAATAAATTCATTAGTTCCATGTTTTCTGCAGTGCATGCAGAATATTTGCTTTTGTAGCTTCTGGACTCCATCATCAATCCTTCATATTCCGTGATTTTTTGAGTAAGAAGACAATTTTCATAGgacatggattccaatttttcttgTAGAATTTGGGTTTGCAAAGCTAGGTCATTGCATTTGGCGACACAACTAGCCTTGTACTCGCTGAGTGTGCTTACATCATCCGACGCAGTTTTCAGCTGAAGCATCAACAACTCTTTGGACTCAGTGGAATGTTCAAGCTGTTGTGCCAATTCATCCATCCTCTCTTTCATGATTCTGATGCCATCACATGTTTCATGCAATGTTTCTTGCAGAACCTTAGAAAACACATCCAAATGCATGTTGACAACATGCATCTCACAAAGTTCAGCTTCGACCATCTGATAACGATCTTCTTGGAAGTTAAGTAACCTCTTTAAGTCCTCCAAAAGAACCTCTCCACCCAAGAACTGGTTGTTTGGATCTGAGTTCTGGTTCTTTAATAGCAATTTAGCATGATTTCCTTGTGTGAGTGTTTTGCACTGATCTAGGAGAGGTTCATTACCCTGATCCACTGTTTCCACACACTCCAGAAAACAGAGTTGGGAACCTTCTGCAAAAGCTTGCCTAATGAGGTTTTCGTTTGTCTCAAACATGGACAACACCTGAAAAGAAAGCAGTTCAAGGTCTTTCTGTAACCGGTCCACCGCAACAGAATAATTTAAGCGAGCCCTTCTGAGTGCTGCTTCTGAGGTGATAGCCCTTTTCTCAAGCTCCTTATTAAGGGACTCCAAGTTATGTCTATCCTCAGCAAACTTTAAGAATTGATCATTCATATCTTGGTGCACTGTTTCCATCTGAGTTTTACAGGAAGAAATTGTGTACAGGCAACTAGAGTGCTCATTTCTGAGGTTCTGCAACTCTCCCAGCATTTGCTTCTGACTTTCCTCAAGCCCCTGAATAAGAGCTTCATAGTAGCACTCCATCTGGCCCATTTTCCGAGCAAGAATTTCCCGCTCAGCTTTGGACTCTTCTAACTCCCTTCGAAGTTCACAAAATTTGGTTTCCATTGCAGATGTAACATCAATAAGTTCAGCCTCCCCAGAAATTTGGCCAGGTTTGCATAAACGGTGAAGCATACCTTCAGATAGAGAATCGTTGGCATCAAAGCCCTCTAAACCACTTCCCCCATCTCCACCAGTGAAGTGTTCAGGTCTTTGCACAGTCATTGTTCCAATTCCCTTCATATCTGCTGCTACTTCCATTGGTAGTAGATTTATCACAGAAACTGCTTCTGTGGTTCCCTGTTTAAGATCCTGCAGGATGTGCTGCAATGCCTCTAAATCTGGGTAGAGGAAACTGGCATCACAATCACTGTACCTGAGGCATGCCTTGTTCTGAACCTCCCTTAGCTTATCCTCCATAACCAAAAGACCCTGCATCCATTTCATCGGCACATCCAGCAATGAGCAATTATGCTCATTCTCAATGATTTCCTTATTTGTTGTCTGAGGACTCGATCTAGAATGTTGAAGCTGttcaaaatcaatttttaactgTGAACACTCTGATTTCAGTGAAGAAACTTCTTTCGCCAATCTTTCTCCAGAAGCAATTTCAGCAGCAAGCTGCTCAGAATACTGTTGTGTTTCACCACCTAATTCATCCGCATGACTTTGTACAGTGTTTACTAGAAGCTTAAGCTCTAGGATAGAAGACTCAGCCACTTCCAAGCTTTCTCTAAGCCGACTATTCTCTTCATAAGCAGTTGTCAAGTCATTATCCACCGAATAGTCTGAACTCCAGCCATGGCCCCAATCACTGCTCCCCTGTCGCAAAATCTGAAGATCAGAGAGGTCCTTTTTCTCAGGCTGATGACTTTGACCAAGGGAAAGTCCACCTAATTCACCAGACAATGTGCTCTTGAGACTATCAATTTCATGCATGCTGGATGTATCATGCTTTTCGGCATAAATGCTTTCCGACGTGTTAGATGAGTCATCAATTCCCACAGCTGAGTCTGCATGATCTTCATTCAACTCCACATCCTCCTCAAGTGAAGGAAGTTCTCTAGATTCTGACTTAAATCTAACTCTCACATCAACCTGTTTCAAAGAGAAAAATGATTATCTTAAAGTCAAGCATGATATGGCAAAAGACTAGGCAATTTTATCAGTATAACAATATTAAGACCTAGAAAGGAGCTCCAACATGTATGTGATCTGTAACATCAGAAGAGCTCTTTAGCACGTACTAGTATTTATTATGATGATCTCACATGAAGTTTATTACAAAATATAAACTAGCCAAACCCTTTTACATGGATTCTACAAGCTTATATTATAAATGTTATGTTCAAGTGTTCCCCGAAAAAATAAGCGATGTGCTACACTATGATCCGGGTGTAGTGAAAAGTGAGCA is drawn from Telopea speciosissima isolate NSW1024214 ecotype Mountain lineage chromosome 1, Tspe_v1, whole genome shotgun sequence and contains these coding sequences:
- the LOC122663791 gene encoding protein Daple-like, producing the protein MSRISKWKDEKLKVKVVFRLQFHATHIPQTGWDKLFVSLIPADSGKATAKTTKANVRNGTCKWADPIYETTRLLQDPRTKEYDEKLYKLVVAMGSSRSSFLGEANINLADYADASKPCAVALPLNGCDSGAVLHVTVQLLTSKTGFREFEQQRELREKGFRMLTNQNAHDPVQKLLASTEMTNDQVDVRVRFKSESRELPSLEEDVELNEDHADSAVGIDDSSNTSESIYAEKHDTSSMHEIDSLKSTLSGELGGLSLGQSHQPEKKDLSDLQILRQGSSDWGHGWSSDYSVDNDLTTAYEENSRLRESLEVAESSILELKLLVNTVQSHADELGGETQQYSEQLAAEIASGERLAKEVSSLKSECSQLKIDFEQLQHSRSSPQTTNKEIIENEHNCSLLDVPMKWMQGLLVMEDKLREVQNKACLRYSDCDASFLYPDLEALQHILQDLKQGTTEAVSVINLLPMEVAADMKGIGTMTVQRPEHFTGGDGGSGLEGFDANDSLSEGMLHRLCKPGQISGEAELIDVTSAMETKFCELRRELEESKAEREILARKMGQMECYYEALIQGLEESQKQMLGELQNLRNEHSSCLYTISSCKTQMETVHQDMNDQFLKFAEDRHNLESLNKELEKRAITSEAALRRARLNYSVAVDRLQKDLELLSFQVLSMFETNENLIRQAFAEGSQLCFLECVETVDQGNEPLLDQCKTLTQGNHAKLLLKNQNSDPNNQFLGGEVLLEDLKRLLNFQEDRYQMVEAELCEMHVVNMHLDVFSKVLQETLHETCDGIRIMKERMDELAQQLEHSTESKELLMLQLKTASDDVSTLSEYKASCVAKCNDLALQTQILQEKLESMSYENCLLTQKITEYEGLMMESRSYKSKYSACTAENMELMNLLKQETLEKANLLKDINALHEELTVVKAEFDNQVSVRDNLDRNAIFLRDKLGDLMSAMLSYREQLNAPAFQGESLQQDLQNNDLINSILHLGELQKEACEKIIQLIQEKKVMEEERDIARRSLSGTESELLSMKQMFASEMKDMVTRLALSHAHVEKLQLELEGFVNRLKFSSKSEENYVEQNHELFSKGELLEAELQHIVTENRNIAQKILALESVNEELERTKLAVFDIRQENHALMTSLAADNEESVKLAMEFDNLKESLRCVNAELNFEKGIRAELEGTVADFTAQLNKKHDQLLGFDQQKAELVNLKQLVSNLELEKSRVSSILVHRELCFKEADENASSLHLQATELETCLAEVYEYLLAGDVELVFTRNQFQTRMQELNQQLDSLDGRHDELCVKHLDVLTTLNRHTAIEEQYVEENARLLTALDSLKSELEASVTERNVLLNKDKVRSAELEKFKTEAECEKFKTEAAIAKAGDDVKNSHLHELEVGQLKHMLGTFEEEINKLRSSRDELEITVTVLRAKLDEQCARISLPKEYDDELMMLRNQHNELTHKLSEQILKTEEFKNLSIHLKELKDKADAECIQAREKKETEALSVTMQESLRIAFIREQCETKLQELRNQLYISKRHGEEMLLKLQDALDEVENRKKSEASHIKKNKELSLKILELDTELQSVLSDKREKVKACDGMKAELECSLISLDCCKEDKQKLEASLQECEEEKSRIAVELCSMREQLRSCALDISIREEGNSRPGIGECMPSEKVMDVQREVSLEVDQYLNSLDRDRLLRCKQAEDEYSLSSNESSQSSSQMTLQSIQDNTVSQSVLGSPIQLIMGEEALLENNVALMSDHFKAQSLKSRMDLLHRELERIKNENLASSLPHDDHQCEPAFPGLQKELLQLHEANEQLGSLFPFFNNFSMSGNALERVLALEIELAEALQAKKKSSVHFQSSFLKQHSDEEAVFQSFRDINELIKDMLELKGRYRAVDDELKEMHGRYSELSLRFAEVEGERQRLLMTLKNVRVSKKSSRSNFSSASVEDLS